TTCGCTTCGCGACGTGATCGCATTCCCGAAGACCCAGAAGGCGACGTGTCTCATGACGGAGGCTCCGTCCAGGGTCGACTTGAAGCAGCTGCGCGAGCTTTCGATCCGCGTGACGGCGCCGGAAAAGAAGTAGCCCGCGGCGGAGAGGGCTCATGCTCCCTGGCGAACTGTTCCATCCCGGATCGGTCGCCGTCGTCGGGGCGTCCCGACATCCGGAGAAGGTCGGGTACGGGGTGTTCGCCAACCTCGTGCAGGCCGGATTCCATGGGAAGATCTACGGGGTGAATCCCGGCGGCGGAGAGCTTTTCGGCCGCCCGCTGTACCCGTCCATCGACGCGATCCCCGGGCCCGTCGACCTGGGTGTCTTCGTCGTACCGCCGAACGCCGTTCTCGAGGGGATCCCCGGGCTTGCGGCGAGGGGGATGCGCGCGGGGATCGTCATCTCCGCCGGATTCAAGGAGATCGGTGGGGAGGGGGTCGTCCTCGAACGGTCCCTGCGCGAGGCCGCGGCATCCGCGGGCGTCCGGGTGCTGGGCCCCAACTGCCTCGGCCTGATCGACACGCACGCCTCGCTGAACGCCTCGTTCTCCCGCGGAACGCCCCCCAAGGGGTTCATCTCGTTCTTCTCCCAATCCGGGGCGCTCTGCACCGCGGTGCTCGACTGGGCCATCGGCCGGAACGTCGGCTTCTCCAAGTTCGTGAGCCTCGGGAACAAGGCCGACGTCTCGGAGTCGGACATCCTCGAGTACCTCGCCGACGATCCGTCGACCCGGGTCATCCTCGGGTACGTCGAGAGCATCGACGACGGCTGCCGGTTCCTGAGCGCCGCCCGGAACGTGACGCCCCGCAAACCGGTCATCATCGTGAAGGCGGGAGCCACCGCCGCGGGCGCGCGCGCGGCCTCTTCCCACACCGGCAGCCTCGCCGGATCCGACCGCGCCTACGCGGCGGCGTTCCGGCAAGGCGGGGTGCTCCGGGCGGGGACGCTGGAGGATCTCTTCGACCAATCGCTCGGGTTCGCGATGCAGCCGCTCCCCCTGGGGGATCGGCTTCTGATCCTGACGAACGCGGGGGGGCCTGGGATCCTGGCGGCGGACACGGCGGAACGTCTCGGCATTCCCCTCGCCGGGGTTTCCGCGTCCCTTCGGGAGCGGATCCTTCCCGCGCTGCCGCCTACCGCGAGCCTGGCGAACCCGGTGGACATCATCGGGGACGCCCGGGCGGACCGGTACGGGATCGTCCTCTCGTCGCTCCGGGACGAGCCGTCGGTCGACGCCGTCCTCGTCCTGCTGACGCCGCAGGCGATGACGGAACCGGAGGAAACCGCGAGAGCGACCGTTTCCGCCTTCGCCGGTTCCGGCAAGACCGTGTTCGCCTCCTTCCTCGGTGAGGCCACGGTGACCTCGTCGCGCCGGATCTTAAGTGACGGCGGCGTCCCCAACTACCCGGTGCCCGAGCGGGCCGTGCGGACCCTTTCCGCGATGCTCAGGTACTCCCGAATCCGGTCGGCGGGCGGCCAGCGGGAGGAGGAGGCGCCGTCGACCCGCCCGGAGAACGCGGAGCGCCTCGTGGGCGATGCCCTTGCCGCGAATCGGAGAGCGCTCGGGGAGGAGGAGTCCCGGGGAATCCTCGAGGCCTACGGTTTCACGTTCCCGCGCCACGCCTTCGCCGGGACGAGCGACGCGGCTGTCGCGGCGTACCGGGAGATGGGGTGCGCGTCCGCGGCGATGAAAATCGTCTCCCCTCAGATCCTGCACAAGACGGATGTCGGAGGAGTGCGCCTCGGCCTTCGCAGCGAGGAAGACGTGGCCCGGGCATTCATGGAGATCACTTCCTCCGTCCGCCGGCTGGCCCCGTCGGCCTGGATCGCCGGCGTGTCGATCCAGGAGATGGTCACGGGGGGCAGGGAACTCATTGTGGGGATGAGCCGCGACCCCCAGTTCGGTCCGCTCCTGATGTTCGGCCTCGGCGGAATCTACGTGGAGGTGTTGAAGGACGTCTCCTTCCGGGTGGCCCCGGTTTCACGGCGCGACGCCGAGGAAATGGTCCGGGAGATCCGCGCCTGGCCGCTGCTCGCGGCATACCGGGGACGCGAGCCCGCGGACGAGGAAGCGATCGTGGAGGCGCTGATCCGGGTATCGCGCCTGTCGTGCGACTTTCCGGAGATCCAGGAACTCGACATCAACCCGTTGCTGGTGCTGCCGAAAGGGAAAGGCATCCGCGCGATCGATTGCCGGATGACCATCGCGGAGGTCCCATGAAGCTGTACATCGCATCTACGTCTTCGTTCGCGGGGAAGACCCTCCTGGCTCTCGCCCTGGGACCGATCTGGAGGGAAGCGGGGGTGAAGGTGGGGTACGTCAAGCCCCTCGGGAAGATCCCGGTGGTGCGGGATGGACGGCTGGTGGACGGGGACGCGACGTTCCTGGCGGGCGCGCTGGCCCTGGACGCGCCGCCGGAGGCGGTCTGTCCCGTCGTGATCACCCAGGACCTGGTGATGGCCGCCTGGCGCGGCGAGGAGCTGCGCCTGCGGGGGAAGATCTCCGCCGCCGTGCGCGACGCCGAGGCGCGGTCCGAGGTGCTCCTCGTCG
Above is a genomic segment from Candidatus Deferrimicrobium sp. containing:
- a CDS encoding AAA family ATPase gives rise to the protein MKLYIASTSSFAGKTLLALALGPIWREAGVKVGYVKPLGKIPVVRDGRLVDGDATFLAGALALDAPPEAVCPVVITQDLVMAAWRGEELRLRGKISAAVRDAEARSEVLLV
- a CDS encoding acetate--CoA ligase family protein — translated: MLPGELFHPGSVAVVGASRHPEKVGYGVFANLVQAGFHGKIYGVNPGGGELFGRPLYPSIDAIPGPVDLGVFVVPPNAVLEGIPGLAARGMRAGIVISAGFKEIGGEGVVLERSLREAAASAGVRVLGPNCLGLIDTHASLNASFSRGTPPKGFISFFSQSGALCTAVLDWAIGRNVGFSKFVSLGNKADVSESDILEYLADDPSTRVILGYVESIDDGCRFLSAARNVTPRKPVIIVKAGATAAGARAASSHTGSLAGSDRAYAAAFRQGGVLRAGTLEDLFDQSLGFAMQPLPLGDRLLILTNAGGPGILAADTAERLGIPLAGVSASLRERILPALPPTASLANPVDIIGDARADRYGIVLSSLRDEPSVDAVLVLLTPQAMTEPEETARATVSAFAGSGKTVFASFLGEATVTSSRRILSDGGVPNYPVPERAVRTLSAMLRYSRIRSAGGQREEEAPSTRPENAERLVGDALAANRRALGEEESRGILEAYGFTFPRHAFAGTSDAAVAAYREMGCASAAMKIVSPQILHKTDVGGVRLGLRSEEDVARAFMEITSSVRRLAPSAWIAGVSIQEMVTGGRELIVGMSRDPQFGPLLMFGLGGIYVEVLKDVSFRVAPVSRRDAEEMVREIRAWPLLAAYRGREPADEEAIVEALIRVSRLSCDFPEIQELDINPLLVLPKGKGIRAIDCRMTIAEVP